The sequence CTGGCTGTGGACACCATGACGTTATAGGACTCAAACAGAGGCTCCATAATCACACTGAACTTTGGCACCATGGTTTAGGACAATAAACCATACTGGAAATTAGCCCAAGAGCTAAATCATGTCATTGTCACCTGAATATGTAGTCACACGTTCATACCTACACACAAAGTGGTGGAGAATAAAGGATACAATCCAAAATTTCCAATTCTGGAGAGTCTGGGACCGGACGTATTCTCTAAACCTCTCCCTCATGTGATCAAAGCGTTGGCGAGTGATGGGGACGCCGGTGGCAGGGAGCTGCTGCtgacacacactgcacaacaaGGAAAACATGTTTGCATTGTGGAATAATAAATAAGCTTAGCactagaaaaagaaatatgacaGGAAAGGGATTTCTCACTTGATGGCAGAGTTGAGTGCTAGAATTTCATCCCGGAGTCTTTGGGCTTCTTCATGGAGCTGCGCTCTCTCCTGCTGCATCTTACTGATGTACTCAGCTGTCTTCTGTAGCGTAGTGGCCTTACTAATCTAAGATACACAGCAGTGTAAGGGGGAAACAATGGCAGGAGTATCGCAAAACTACTCAGTGGGAGTCATTTTTTTATAGCTTTTGGAAATAAATCACGAAAACTAAGATAACCAGCTATTACACACGTGTCTACAGGGCAATGTGAGGATCATACTGATACCTTTCTTTTACACAACGATTCTTTTAAATTATAATGACGAGCatataaaaaatgtgtaaaataataagTACCTTAATGCTTGGCTGAGAGCTAAGTGTTGTCACCAGACTGTGTAAAGTGTCAAAGCCCAATTTGATGTTAAACCTTCTCTTTTGCTCAGCAGATATGTGTGTGATTCgccttgtgtctgtctgtaagaGAAAACATTATGAGGAGCAGTCGCATCATGAGAGTATACCATGTAAGCAtgcaagtgtgtttgtgtgtgagtttaccCTATTGGGCTCTGTCTTGGTTATTCCGGATAAGGTGTGTGATGACTCGGACGTTTTCTCTGGCAGCATCGTTGGAGATGTAGGACCGAAGCCTCCTGAAAAACTTACTGAAATTGAAAAGTATCGGCTATGATCGCgtatgatttaaaaaagacaaagacaaacaaagacAGCTCAACACAATGGGAGTGATATGAGTGTACCTGTTAAACTTGTCCTCTCTGGTGGCTGGATTTGGACAGGAGAAAGTTTCTCAGTTTTGGGGACGAGAAGTGATGAGATGCAGGAGCCGTGAGAGACGTTGGAATGTACCATCATGGGCAACTGGCACTGCAGTGGCACTTCAGCAGGGGACCAAGGAGGATGCTGGGATACCTGTGAACCTCTTTGGCCCACTGGCATACTGCTGGTAGACTGCTGGTCGCAATAGGAAACACTTTATTAGCAAAATAACTTTTAggatctgtaaaaaaaaaaaaaagaaatgctgatAGAAGCCGTAGAAAAGCTTATAAAATAGCGTTTTATAAGTTTTTTACTTGTCAACCAACCGTTTTTACTGGTCAACCAAGTACATTAAAACTTGtataaaatctgtattttataaGTATAGATTAGGTTATTAACGCCACATACTGCTAAGATGGGAGAAGCTGGTCTATGGCATTTCAGCCCAACAAATGGAGGATCGAAACCCACTGTCGGTTTCCCTATAAGAAATCAAGAAATCAGTGAAACGTCCAGTTTTGAGAATAaacattgaaaaaaatatatatgatctCAGTGGCATACTTTCTTGAGAGCTGGAGGACAAGAGCTTGGCCAGGCAGCTAGTCTGTGTGGGTGGAGCCACAGAAACATCTGCAGCCGTCGCCGCTGGAAACCTTCGGCCTCCTCCCATTTTTTGCTTGTGCTTCCCTGTTCCCGAGCCCACAGTCACCTGCTGTGGCACAGAGAAACAGTGTGCCTGGCTAGGCAAAGGTGGAGCCACAGATGCCTGCTGGTAGTCCAGCATGTCTAACATACTGTAGCTTTGTCCCTCTTGGGGATCATGTGCTACGACATTCATGGATCCCGTATGCGTGATGACGGTGGGGGAGGTTACGACGCTACTCCCTGATTGGTTTCCTGAAGCATGTCTGTATTTTAGGCAGGTGTTTGAGTAGATGTAAGGGTTCTCCTGAGACATAGAGGCAGAGGACATATTTGAAGGTCCAGAGACAATGCCAGGGACACTGTAGGACTGTCCGTATGAGCCCATGTTCTGGAGGCTTGCTGGAGAGTGATGGTACTCGCTGTACTGTAAATGGCTCTTGAACTTGGGGTTGGAGGTCATTCTGCTAGTATCAAAGGGCATCTCAGGGGTCAATGGGTGGTGTGGATAGCCATGGCAGGATAAGCCTTCTGCTGAGGAGGACTGAGGCAAGCTCTCAACTGTCATATTGGGCTAGGGATGACAAAATTGCCAGTTACATTGCTGAATATATTTTAGACACCAAGTTTTTGCTGTGTAAATATTCTGAAATGTCATTACCTGTGTAATTTGGGATCCTGTATGTATCAGAGGTGTATTAATCACAGCGGACGTGTGGGCTGAGGGAAATAGTGAGCCGGAGGAACTCTCGAATAATGCAGAGTCAGCATAACCACTCTGTACCGGAGGATGTACACGGTAACTTGCAAAGATGTCtgcaacatcaacaacaacatcatccAACCTGGAGTCAGTCCTATGTCAACTAACTCACTGCTAACACCAAATAATAATCTAAAGTTCATacagaacactgaacattaacagACTATAAGTCAACATAATGCAGCATTTGCTCCATATTATACTAAATATATTGAGATTAGGAATGTTTTAAGTTTGGGTGAAGTCACATTTACTGTTATAGTACTTTTGTAGCTTGAGTGAGATCAGCTGGAAATCATTTGGATTAACCATGGAGAAAATGTCAGCAGTCAGAGCTGACCTACAGTGAACCATTgactcttcttctcttcctgtggTGGCACCCTTAAGATGGCCATTCGTGGTTTACCAAATCCCCTTCAACTTCCACATTTTATTCCAAATGACCCCTGACCTGCACTTAACCCTCAATATATAGTGCAAGCTATAATCAGACAAAAAACGGAAAAACAAtccaataaatcattaaaaaacaaataaaactaaacaccaTGATAAACACTATAGTGTGATTAAACACTCGTTACTTTCCAAGATGTTCAGACGTTAAGACACTCTCCTGAGACACTCTCCTGAGAGATTTTTTGATGAGTAAGTGTCCATACAACAAAATGTGAACTTGTGCACTTCCCTAAAAGTCCTAAGAGTCAATAATTAAtcagtttttaaaaattcaattgAGATAACAAGAAATATGGCATTATTAATGAACCCTGGAAATTACAGTTAGGTTTGtattacaatatttactgtacatcTACTGTCATACTAGTAATAAAAATTCTAAGAAACAAAAACTAATGAGAAAGCTATGTTACTTCGAAATCAGATTATAAATGTAccgaatgtttttttttctttgtaacttCAACAGAGAGAAATAACAAGATCTGATgtggaaattattatttatatggatTTATACTTGTTACATGACAAAATACAGAAGGAGATTTTCTgtgattaatttaaaaaaaatggttggTGGTGAAAAATTGCTGTCCtatgaaaggaataaaattaTTCACAATGCTGTTCTAGGTAACTTAATGTAAAAATAGgtcattttttataattataattattcaagtatttattttatttttattttttttagtgttcAATCAGGCTGTAAGCAGAATCAAAAATTGCAGTGAGGTTGATTTTATAGAAATGTGTCATGGTTCATTTCCAATCCAAATGTTATCCTTTCAGTAGTCCGTAAACTGAGCCGTTAAATTTTATTAAGcaaaatattctgttttatCGCTCTTGATTTCAGCCTCCAGTAACAGGACATTTGCAAGAATATACCTATTATTATGTCTGCTTATTGAAACTCAGCTTTTCATAGTTCTCAAAAGTGAAGAATTTGAATCTGGGAATCTtggctttcatttttttcttgcataTTTTTGCATAAAACTGTCAATGTACTGATTATATTTTAAAGACTAATGgaatcaattttaaaaaaaacgatctagaaaaaaaatgctctatTTTGTCTCGTTATTGTGAATTATAGAACTTgtgcaaataattaaataaataaataaataaataaataaataaataaaataaactttcacAACTAATAAGGTCCGGATTGCTGTGTCCTCATAGTAAGTTAAAGATCAGTGTAAAAACATTCTGTCATGTAGCAAATACATACtcaagtaatttatttattttttttactttacacaaCATCCAACATCTAATGATAACATTTCTGAGGATTTGAATAAAGCGGGTTTGGAATTTTACAGGTAAATGCTCATGTCTGACATGTTACAGGGTGCCAACATTTTAACCAAAATGATCTATTCTGTTGGAGCATGTACTGCAAATGGCATCATTCCTAAATGCATAAAAATGAGAGgaatacatgaataaattacCAGGAATGTCCATGAGATCATCCAAGCTGGGCTGAAGTGGAGTCAAACCAGGCTGGATCATATCAGCGTTGCTGGTGTAGGCTGACATGGAAAGGGCATTTATTACAACAGTAACATacacgtgggtgtgtgtgtgtgtgtgtgtgtgtgtggatgtgcatATTTgcgctttcattcattcatacttcCCTCTTTTGATGGGCTGCGTCTTCCTGAATCAATTTTACAAACTCACATGACTATTTATTAGGAAATGGTGTCATatatttgtcatatatatatatcatatataaactCATCTTTTGAAGCACTTCTAAAGTCAACAATTTGCTTACTGAAGCAAGTGCTTCCGGCTAAGCAACACCTCTGAAAATATGCATGCTGGCTATATAAGCTAGGACACCTGAATGTGTACAAAATAAGCTAGCAGAGATGCCTGCTTTTCCTGATTGATTGAATGATAGTGAtcatataattaatttttttttgctgttttgtttatcAGTGTGGTATTTCCTGTCACTGGAATCTTGAAATGCATTATATTTTCTCATTTGGGGGTTTTCAAATGTTATAACTTTACTTGAAATATGTAGAAAAAAGACACCAGTTTCATATCATTTTATGAATTTGACTACATGACTATATggacaaaaatgtacaaaatcatCATCATGACTAAATCTATGCAGTAAATTATAAATCTACTCAAAATAATTCTAGACAAGATGCATACTCCCATACATTAAGCATTGAAGCAGAAAGCTCATTGTTTAATGGTAAAGCAAGCATCAAACTAAACACTTAGACCTCTATCTGACCTTAGATTTGTGGCCCTTTGGTACTCACTGTTTTGGTATTTCTCACTCCAAGGGCTTGGCTTCTGGGTCATGGTGAACAGAGTATCTGAGATATCTGACAGAAAGCAGTCCAAGTCAAACATATGCACCTCTTCCTGAGAGGCTTCTGGTTCGGGGTACATCTGATTGGACCATTTCTCCAGGCCAGACCTGCAGATGGGCGTCTGAGGAGCGATAATTAGTCATTAACGCTCCACACCACAAATGAGCACAGATCCTCAACCATGACAGGGCATAAGACAGAACAAGGACAGGAGCTCCTCTTTTGGGCACATCTCTGAGCAACTCAATAAATAAGtgtaaactttaataaaaaattttatcGATTCAACAAAaatgatcagaaaaaaaaatgatgctgGTATTTTCATAGTCCACACTAAAAAAAGCTAAAACTAAACACTGGTGttattacatcataaaatataagAGCCTATCAGATTCCATTATGCAAATGCAAGCCATTAAATTTCTGTATTAAGGTCTCTATTTGCAGTGCCATATTCTCTGCAACAAAAAAGATCAATCTCAAACACACCAGTCACAAAGAGCAACtattaaaaatcacatttttgacaaaaaaatgtatttcattgCTTTCTCTGAAATGGCCTCTTTCAGAACAACTGAAATTCTTTTTGCATCTCTCTTTTGTGTACGGTTTTTGATAAGTAATCATTTTCTATGATGATGAGGAGATCAGACAAAAAATCAGACAAACAAATCAGACACTGCTGAAGGACAGCACACTGATGGCCGAGCTCTAGATCTGTGTATCAtgaccaccagagggaaccaCATATGTAGCGCAGTGATAGAATGTAGACTTACATCAATGCAAAAATGTAAGATTATGGAGTAACATAAAAGGAGTTTAGGGTCTCTCCAATCCCCGGAAACACTTTTTCACTATTTTCATATTGCATATTTTTGCCTTGTATCTATTCTATTGCACCCACCATGAGTCAAACTTGAAGGGTTAATTAgttagattaaaaaatatatccaaATCAGAGTTACTAGAGTACTCTAAACATACATAGGAGCACAATATGCTACTCACGGCTCAGTGCAGATTCCTGTGTCAAGTTTCCATCCCATTAATGCTTGCTACATTCCCGTTCTTTATCTCAAACCCGGTATACCAGCAACCAGCTCCAACTCCATCCtcgtctcttacacacacatacacagagactgAAGCTCATCACTTTTATAGGAGAGCCCAAATTCAGCCGGAAGCACCAACGATTACGTCTCTCCTGACAACACAACTGCCCCCATGCTGTTTTTGTggcccacacacaaaaaaatgaggTAAATTATAGTAATGCTTTGGATATGTGTTTTCCCACAAGGTGAAATTAGGTTTGggggtgtgagtgtgcgtgcatACTCGTGAAGCATTAAAAAGTGCAGTTAAAAACCaatgtgtgagagacagaaagcccTTCCAGTataccccccaccaccaccaccaccaacaaccatcactattatgttttttattcgTCTCCATGTGCTGACTCTCAACATGAGCGAAGGCGTATTGGCCCTTTTGTTCCTGACCCACTTCTACCCATCACACACTCacgtgtagagagagagagcgtgagagaagGCCTTACCTCAACTTCCTATATATGGTCACTACACATatagataaagaaataaacgtTCATGTAAACGGATATACAAATTTCCAAATAGAAAAAGAGACGCTAGATCACTGCAAGTACAATGCAGTAGGTAAACCTTAAACTAGTGCATACtgtttgattatatatatatatatatatatatatatatatatatatatatatatatatatatatatatatatgtatatatacatacatatatatacacatatatatatatatatatatatatatatatatatatatatatatatatatatatatatatatatatatatatatatatatatatatgtgtatatatacacatatatatatatatatatatgtaacctGAATACTACATTCTGGGGACATCTAGGGGACATGTGTGTCATGTGgtagaaagttttttttatacaactgaaacCCTCAGCAGCTCAGTGATTGTTACTATTTTATGTTACATAGTCATATGACTATGTTCATATGGGCTTATAtcttatagtgtatatatactgaGGTTTGTGTGTCTCAAAAAATGCAAAGATCCATAAATTCGAAACGTACACTCAACGCACATTGCTTGTTAGTACTTTGGCCCTGCCTATCATGGTCATATTCACCCAAATggacaataaaaacaatttacatttacattttccacAAAGTGGGTCACCTTTGATTAAACAGTATTGAAATTGAACCAGCGTATCtctgagaaacagacacaacagAAAAGGAGATTGGCCTTTTTGTCACCAGGAGCAATCAAGTGACTCGTTTTTCTAACCGATATATGGGCTGCTGTGACGCAAGTGGAGTACAGTGTTTACGTTTTTTCCACGTTTGCCCTCACTTTTCGTTCTCTACAGATCACACACTCTGACTTTTTAACCAGCTGAGCAAAGCAAAGTCTGAACTATTAATAGCTTACTGGAGAAGGGTGCAGAGCCAAACTGTTCTGTTAACCTACTATTACAAATACTGTACAGCAACATAAGgccatttatttatctgtataaaGGGACTGACTACCGAATGTCCGAATAACCTACTAGAAGCCATTAATAATGTCTTCAATAATGTCTGACATGACCTTGATCAATAAACCCAGACTTAAATTAAGGACAGAAATCAACTTTCCCAAATCtcctatactgtacatactgtagaatTTGCGTCTATACAGCCAACCATTTTCTTTAATGCTTAtcttacacagggtcacaggtaACCTGGAACAGAACCCAGGGGACTTGGGGAACAAAAAGGggaacaaatcacacacaatcaattTAAAGAAGCTAATCAATGCATTTCTTCAGGCTAGAgcaggaaactggagaacttggaggaaaccctcaaagcactgggagaacatggaaTGGAATGAGGATGGCAGGAATCAATCCTCTAACCCCAGAGGTGCAAGGCAGACtatcaggactcagcccggactttttggccatgtgcatttgttgtcgttcctcgtcacgtgtctgccccgccttcgtctgctcctccctgtcaccacacctgctcctcattgtgtcattattgtcttttgtataaatgtgagctGCATTGCCGATGGCAGagcggattcattagttacatttacccctcgtcatgtctagtcattgttaagtgtcgtcattcattttgtttcagttatcgtcttttctgtctttgtcttcatcatttattaaacccctttcatttgaagctatcctgcatacgggtctgtctccttccttccctggttgtgACACAGACATACTTCTTTGTTCATGTTGAATAATTCTGTATTTCATGTTTATACCCAAGAACCTATAAAAGAACCCACCAAAGAGCAAACTGCAAGTGTCTATAAATGTGCATGAGTATGCAAATTGGAAAttcctttctctccttttaatcattaaaaatgttgGAAGTTTTGCCTCTTTTCAGTTCATTTGGTTTAGTTCACAAATGAATTTCAGCTAtttgccatgtttttttttttttaaccagacaAAATTTTGACCTTATGATTGTTCTGCTATGGCAGGAATCGATTCATGAAGTGGATTTCTATATTctaattaacaaattaacattACTTTGCATTGTATTTTACACACtatttcagtcattcattcttttattcattcatcatcaaTAAGCAAGGCactatgaatataaataaagtaagcaTCGCTGCATTCCTGTGATGTCTCTGCTCTATTTAAGTTTTGTTTCATTCCATTTCTACACATTATAAATTTGTTATCTACTCATTAtcatacaaacaaacagctcAATTATTGAAAAAACGTTAACCATGGAGGCATTTTGATCAAATTAGACATAGATCATAAAGCTACTGCAATTTGCTCTAGGTATCAACAGCACATAGCTAGCCAGCTAGTTATACTGCTAATTAACTGCTAGCTCACACCACTGCTAGGGCTACAAATAAAAGAGTTTTCAGCATCACAGTCTTggattttaaaaggtttaatcAACATAAAAGACAAACTAGATTAAATCcaccaaaacaatcaaaattCTGTTCATGACTAACATAAGCTGTAAATAGCTGGCTAGCTAGCTCAACACTagttcagtgtgtcagtgtgagatgCTAACTGCAAAGTGTGTAGTTAATCATCCTAATATTTTGCATATTGTACATGATAGGTTTGGGTCATTGAGCTGATTATGTGAGAACACAAACTGAGCTCAATTTAAgaagaatcatttaaaaatcacCAGGGAATGAAATAAAACGGATTCCAGTACAGCAGCTTGAAAATAATTAACGTAATGCAGCTTAATGTCTTACCGTCTGCAGAACAGGGACATGATCTTTGtgtttctaaaagaaaaatagagaatAAAGGAACTTTTCGagtttatataaacatatatatttgcACAAATACATAATCAATGCAATTTTTTCCCTCAGGCCCTCAGGCCAGGTTCTCACCCTCTTCTTGTAGTAAATCCTCCATTTATGATACTCTTTTATCACCACTTCTATCCGTCTCTTCCAGTAGCTGCCCTCCAGTACAATTGCCTGGAATTTAAAATACACAGCCAGCGGTTTAAAGAATTAATGTACGGTTTATTATGAAGTTTTAATTCAGGGATGCAGGGTAGGTAATGCTGTGGAAGATAATTTTAGGTACATAGTGTATCAAAAAATGCAAAGTACCATTCATGTATTTAATGTGAATTACCTCAGGTTTTCGATGGGCGTCTGCTTCAGAGCCCTCCAACGGAGTGACAAACCCGCACActggatttttccttttttccacatctaaaatattaacaaattaaaaataaaggattctagcattttatttctaactGGGTGCtgaatgatatactgtataacatatTTCATtctccaaaaaagaaaaatcttgcTATACATTATTGTGAATTATAAAAGTGCTGTTAAATTTTCACTTGAGTTATTTTAAGCAGGTCTGACAATAATCTGGTTAATTCATGAATCACAAAATCAAAAAATTACAATTGCTGACAAATTGCTgaggtataagagaaataaaatatttcagcatgTGCTGTTTTTGGAAACAATCAACCCGGACTtgaatttttttgaaaaacagcATGTTACTGTATATTCAGACTAGATGAACTCACATTGAATGAACCAAGCTCTCCAGATGCCATTATTCAATCGGATTTTATCCCTCCACAGTAGCTTCAGGCCTTTGAAGGATTTCCACTTAGGAGACACGATCTTTCCActgtagacagagagagagagagagagagagagagagagagagagagagagagagagagagagagagagagagagaaagagagatacaaaGCTCTTTAATCATTAgctcagtttttattttattctgtcacTGTCACTTGTGCCAGGTCAATCTAGACAGATGTAAAAGCTGCCCTTTTACACATCTTAATCACACAACTGCAATTAAACACCACCTCATCTGCCCACATTTTCTTCACTTTATGCCATCTCCTCATTCTTCCAGTGCATTTAACCCACTAATGGCACAGAGAAGGTGGTTAGTTAAAGACACTCAGAGCTCAGTTCAACCTGTTGCTAGGACTTTATAAAGGACAACGGATGAGGCACATGATGTAGAAACATCATGAGCACACATCTGAGTGTCGGGAATGCTTTCCAGTTCGAAATACTGAGGATAAATGAATTAAAGCCAGAAAGCTCAAGCTAAGTAAACACAGGGCCTGAGAGATCCAGTGTAGCACCTAGAGAACCTCAGAGTGAAAAGCAAGAAACAAGGCGATGCACAAGACAACTGAAAAGCTTTATCTTGGGTGAGGCCACATTAATAAAACTCCAGATAACATGAAGTTGGGTGATATGATTACATGATATTTATGTTGTGAAAAACTCTGTTTTCTGAAACGATCACAGATATTTCctgtatttttataaaagtGACTTCAAGTAGATGATTAAAAGtctattttttatacaaattaaactattttatattttgttggcAAACCCAAACCTGATGCTACATTCTGTGTATGATGAAACTCTTTAGCAATCAGGTTGTGTTTTTCATTGAAATCTGAATTCAGTctattaaaaaatgcaaaaatacagGACACTCTATGAGCAGTACTGAGTAAAAATGAAActtgaatattaattatttataaaataatatagaaataaaacgtATAACCTATAACACTTATAGTATAAcacttataatatataataacaacaaacacaaagacgGCAGAAACACGACCATGATAGTGATTGTTGTTCCTGTTgtcatggtttatttttttatttattttagtttgtttgattgtttatttgagtgtttgtttgtttgttagtttgagTGTTTGAGCACATATAACGGCATATATAGGACAGGGGTGAGTCACTTAAGACAGCACAGTGTGCAGTTTGAATGTCATAACAGTCTTGAGAGACggcctggagagagagaaagaaagcaagagaaagcgagagagactTTTATCCTAAACCCAGTTACACTATAACCCCTGCCTGATTGTTTCATTGCCAACTGCTGCCAAAGtccgtctccctctctgtgtgttttcactACGTTTCCCATGTCACAGCTGTTTCGAAAATGTTGCTGTGCTTTCACCGGGCTCTTCCGGGTCCAAAGAAACCTTGCATTACAGTTAACCCCCTGTCTGTAGTACCAAACAGTGGGAGACAAGTTAAACAATTCCATGAAGAGCATGTTGAAATACTGCAGTACATTTTACATTGCAGCATTTATCCATTAATCTAGCTGTGAATTTAATAGATCTTGGTCTTACTTCAGGTAAGGGAAAAGTTAGAGACACAGCTTAATTGTAGTAGATTCTGAAGTTAGTTTATTAGTTAACCAAAATAACAAGGTTTCCAGTAAACATAGTGCAGATAAACAAAGCAAAGTCAATTCTAATTCAAAATCCCTTTAATATAACAACTGTATGCAGTACTTGTGCCTATTATGGTATTCTTCACACCTGCACTATCATGCCACACTGCATAAAAAAGTAAGTCTCAAGAGGAATTAATGGTTTATAGTAGATTAATAGCATTAGCTCACATTCTAAAAATCACTAAGAACTAATAAGATAATCTGCAGTACATAATGAATATTACCTTATGACCTTAAGAAACTATAGCAGACCATTTGAAAGGAACAAAGGCAGAAAATTGTAAGAATTCCCTATTTACACATATCTACTCTTACATCTACACGATGTGGGCTGTTGTGCATGGATACCGGACCGTCACATTAATTTGCGGACCTAACTGAAACTGTTtgcaaagttggaagcacacattTGTCTAGAATGgatttgtatgctgtagcattacaatttcccttcagtcGAACTAAGAGGCCTGAACCTGTTCCAGTATAACAATGGCCCTGTGTGCAAAGCGAGATTCATGAACGCAAGGTGTGATAATATTGGAGAGCCCTAACTCTGACTCAACccaactgaacacctttgagaaTAACTTCAACGCAGACTGAATAACAGACCTTCTCACCCAAAATttgtgcctgatctcactaatacaCTTATGGCTGAGTGATCACAAATACTCACAGCTACGCTCTGAAATCTAAggaaaagccttcccagaagagtggaggttctTATAATAGTAAAGggaactaaa comes from Tachysurus vachellii isolate PV-2020 chromosome 26, HZAU_Pvac_v1, whole genome shotgun sequence and encodes:
- the LOC132840958 gene encoding carbohydrate-responsive element-binding protein-like isoform X1 — translated: MAKLEKFSEPTKESQIVDSESDSEQDDGLTHAQSAGPGTSSEAARRAQVIHSGHFMVSSPHSDPVPRSRRSYYDFDTVNKPRCQTYSFGPFSSGRLSIDPTLTRLFECMTLAYSGKIVSPKWKSFKGLKLLWRDKIRLNNGIWRAWFIQYVEKRKNPVCGFVTPLEGSEADAHRKPEAIVLEGSYWKRRIEVVIKEYHKWRIYYKKRKHKDHVPVLQTTPICRSGLEKWSNQMYPEPEASQEEVHMFDLDCFLSDISDTLFTMTQKPSPWSEKYQNTYTSNADMIQPGLTPLQPSLDDLMDIPDIFASYRVHPPVQSGYADSALFESSSGSLFPSAHTSAVINTPLIHTGSQITQPNMTVESLPQSSSAEGLSCHGYPHHPLTPEMPFDTSRMTSNPKFKSHLQYSEYHHSPASLQNMGSYGQSYSVPGIVSGPSNMSSASMSQENPYIYSNTCLKYRHASGNQSGSSVVTSPTVITHTGSMNVVAHDPQEGQSYSMLDMLDYQQASVAPPLPSQAHCFSVPQQVTVGSGTGKHKQKMGGGRRFPAATAADVSVAPPTQTSCLAKLLSSSSQERKPTVGFDPPFVGLKCHRPASPILAQSTSSMPVGQRGSQVSQHPPWSPAEVPLQCQLPMMVHSNVSHGSCISSLLVPKTEKLSPVQIQPPERTSLTVSFSGGFGPTSPTMLPEKTSESSHTLSGITKTEPNRTDTRRITHISAEQKRRFNIKLGFDTLHSLVTTLSSQPSIKISKATTLQKTAEYISKMQQERAQLHEEAQRLRDEILALNSAINVCQQQLPATGVPITRQRFDHMRERFREYVRSQTLQNWKFWIFSVIMEPLFESYNVMVSTASVEEMCRTTLTWLDQHCSLPALRPTVLSSLRLLSTTTSILTDPSLVPEQATQAVTQRHLCHNFSQ